A genome region from Tursiops truncatus isolate mTurTru1 chromosome 15, mTurTru1.mat.Y, whole genome shotgun sequence includes the following:
- the BRAT1 gene encoding integrator complex assembly factor BRAT1 isoform X5, with product MRGPAEGHRSPQACDWPACAQKIVGHIEDSLCSTAVPQVTQALSVLTTAFGHCHGLWTQGLWVRLSPLVARLLEKDPVPASHSLVDLLLSVARSAPSSYRGLWETLAQTLSHLSPTQAGPLALGILKLQDCPQALRTQAFGILLQPLACVLEAAAQAPGPPGLLEGAAGNSMTVDTLLSSKSACVGLLCCALAHLGLLQPLPQRPSPWPQAPLLGAAVTILRLCSGSAAPTSDVGSRLCAILVGCGRVQRAALDFLGALSQGTGPQELVTQVFSVLLEYLVSPESSSMSWMPVGHFQRLLPRKNEVRCSLSPCIPSPSYTPGRGRGQAGQLTPGPAAPLFPLQVLKKAFQATLRWLLSSPKTPGCCDLDPHTQLFLRELLPVLQKRLCSPCWEVRDSGLEFLTQMTRHWGGQAGFRQALLASEVPELTKQLLRDPESYVRASAVTATGQLSSWGLCATPAGHECPGAQQESLLVELLHILSTDSEGFPRRAVMQVFTEWLRDGHADVAEDAEQFVAGALQAASRDLDWEVRAQGLELALVFLEQLLGQRGSHCPYAVALPETAPPGVLAQALQVLCRVQLFEFAFRALFDCDRPVAQKSCDLLLFLRAKAAPCGSPQEAGDSPNVASVEATLQRWQAGEQGQPLGYLEPGAVVALLRSVDLEGLRDTLAESSDHVEKSPQSLLQDMLAAVGVLGENEADCY from the exons ATGCGGGGCCCAGCCGAGGGCCACCGCAGTCCGCAGGCTTGTGACTGGCCAGCATGTGCCCAGAAGATCGTGGGTCACATCGAAGActccctgtgctccacagccgTCCCGCAGGTCACACAGGCCCTGAGTGTCCTGACCACTGCGTTCGGGCACTGCCACGGCCTTTGGACGCAAGGCCTTTGGGTGCGGCTGAGCCCCCTCGTGGCCCGCCTGCTCGAGAAAGACCCTGTCCCAGCCTCACACTCGCTCGTGGATCTCCTCCTCAGCGTGGCCCG TTCTGCGCCGAGCTCTTACCGTGGCCTGTGGGAGACTTTGGCCCAGACACTGAGCCACTTGAGCCCCACACAGGCAGGGCCTCTGGCTTTGGGGATCCTGAAACTGCAGGACTG TCCACAGGCGCTGAGGACCCAGGCCTTTGGcatcctcctccagcccctggcctgTGTCCTGGAAGCTGCTGCTCAGGCCCCTGGACCCCCAG GCTTGCTGGAGGGGGCCGCAGGCAACTCGATGACGGTGGACACGCTCCTCTCCTCCAAGTCGGCCTGTGTGGGTCTCCTGTGCTGTGCTCTGGCCCACCTGGGGCTGCTGCAGCCGCTG ccccagcgccCCTCGCCCTGGCCGCAGGCGCCCCTGCTTGGGGCTGCGGTGACAATACTGCGGCTCTGCAGTGGCTCAGCGGCCCCCACCTCCGATGTGGGCAGCCGTCTCTGTGCGATCCTGGTGGGCTGTGGCCGGGTCCAGCGAGCTGCCCTGGATTTCCTGGGGGCGCTGTCTCAGGGGACCG GCCCTCAAGAGTTGGTGACGCAGGTGTTTTCCGTCCTCCTGGAGTACCTCGTGAGCCCTGAGTCCAGCTCCATG tCTTGGATGCCAGTCGGCCACTTCCAGAGGCTTCTGCCTCGTAAAAATGAAGTCCGGTGTTCCCTGTCCCCATGTATCCCGTCCCCATCTTATACCCCAGGGCGGGGACGGGGGCAGGCGGGCCAGCTCACCCCTGGCCCTGCAGCCCCACTCTTCCCGCTCCAGGTTCTGAAGAAGGCCTTCCAGGCCACACTCAGGTGGCTCCTGAGCTCACCCAAGACCCCCGGCTGCTGCGACCTGGACCCCCACACCCAGCTGTTCCTCAGAG AGCTGCTTCCTGTGCTACAGAAGCGCCTGTGCAGCCCCTGCTGGGAGGTAAGGGACTCAGGCCTCGAGTTCCTGACCCAAATGACCAGACACTGGGGAG GGCAGGCCGGCTTCAGACAAGCGCTCCTTGCTTCAGAGGTGCCTGAGCTCACCAAGCAGCTTCTGCGAGACCCTGAGAGTTACGTCCGCGCGAGCGCAGTGACCGCCACAGGGCAGTTGTCTAGCTGGGGGCTGTGTGCCACCCCTGCCGGCCATGAGTGCCCAGGGGCTCAGCAG GAGAGCCTGCTCGTGGAGCTTCTGCACATCCTCTCCACAGACTCGGAGGGCTTCCCCCGGAGGGCCGTCATGCAGGTCTTCACTGAGTGGCTGAGGGATGGCCACGCTGATGTAGCTGAAGACGCGGAGCAGTTTGTGGCTGGAGCGCTCCAGGCGGCGAGCAGGGACTTGGACTGGGAGGTGCGGGCCCAGGGCCTCGAGCTGGCACTGGTGTTCCTGGAGCAGTTGCTGGGTCAGCGCGGCTCCCACTGTCCCTATGCCGTGGCCCTGCCCGAGACAGCCCCACCTGGTGTGCTGGCCCAGGCCCTGCAGGTGCTCTGCCGTGTGCAGCTCTTTGAGTTTGCCTTCCGTGCCTTGTTTGACTGTGACCGACCTGTGGCCCAGAAGTCCTGTGATCTTCTCCTATTCCTGAGGGCCAAGGCTGCTCCCTGTGGCAGCCCGCAGGAGGCGGGGGACAGTCCCAACGTGGCCTCTGTGGAGGCCACCCTGCAGAGGTGGCAGGCAGGTGAGCAGGGTCAGCCCCTGGGGTACCTGGAGCCCGGGGCCGTCGTAGCTCTGCTGAGGTCTGTAGACCTGGAGGGCCTTCGGGACACTCTGGCTGAGAGCAGTGACCATGTGGAGAAGAGCCCCCAGTCACTCTTGCAGGACATGCTGGCTGCCGTGGGCGTCCTTGGGGAGAACGAGGCCGACTGCTACTGA